Proteins encoded in a region of the Schaalia hyovaginalis genome:
- the dhaM gene encoding dihydroxyacetone kinase phosphoryl donor subunit DhaM, whose product MMPRVAFVIASHSERLAQGVVELAAQMAPEVHFGAAGGTDEGGIGTSYEKIEAAVEAALEVVGADEGNGVVILTDLGSATMTVESVLDFADDPEHLVFVDAPLVEGAIAAAVRAQLGDPLAQVVAAARSAFASAPEDMPVPCPVAAPLAEGGGECLSARALVADPVGLHARPAALLARLAGAFDAEVTINDADAGSVLELMALGVKQGETVELKACGPDAREALDALVEAIETAE is encoded by the coding sequence CTGATGCCGAGGGTCGCGTTCGTCATCGCCTCGCATTCGGAGCGATTGGCGCAAGGAGTCGTCGAGCTCGCCGCTCAGATGGCGCCCGAGGTGCACTTCGGTGCGGCCGGGGGCACGGATGAGGGCGGGATCGGCACGTCCTACGAGAAGATCGAGGCCGCCGTCGAGGCGGCGCTCGAGGTCGTCGGCGCGGATGAGGGCAACGGCGTCGTCATCCTCACCGATCTCGGGTCGGCGACGATGACCGTGGAGTCCGTGCTCGATTTCGCCGACGACCCCGAGCACCTCGTCTTCGTCGATGCGCCCCTCGTCGAGGGCGCGATCGCCGCCGCTGTGCGCGCCCAGCTGGGCGATCCCCTCGCTCAAGTCGTCGCGGCGGCCCGCTCGGCCTTCGCCTCGGCTCCCGAGGACATGCCCGTGCCGTGCCCCGTGGCGGCCCCGCTCGCCGAGGGCGGGGGCGAGTGCCTGTCAGCGAGGGCCCTCGTCGCGGACCCGGTGGGTCTGCATGCGCGGCCCGCGGCTCTGCTCGCACGCCTCGCAGGCGCTTTCGATGCGGAGGTCACGATCAACGACGCCGACGCGGGGTCTGTCCTCGAACTCATGGCGCTCGGCGTGAAGCAGGGCGAGACCGTCGAGCTGAAGGCCTGCGGGCCCGATGCCCGTGAGGCGCTCGACGCGCTCGTGGAGGCCATTGAAACGGCGGAATGA
- the ileS gene encoding isoleucine--tRNA ligase → MTKHGSYPRHRDTEVEASPSFPQLEGETLAFWAANKTFQKSIDIRPAGESGENEFVFYDGPPFANGLPHYGHLLTGYVKDVVGRYQTMLGRRVERRFGWDTHGLPAELEAQRILGIDDVTEITREGGIGIGAFNDACRTSVLRYTKEWEDYVTRQARWVDFSKDYKTLDPDYMESVIWAFKTLYDKGLAYEGHRVLPYCWHDRTPLSNHELKMDDDVYQDRQDNTVTVGMRLEEPLLPGADTPELVLIWTTTPWTLPSNLAVAAGPKIDYVVVRVASDLASPLAGETVVLGKERLAAYAKELGEEPEILATLTGSDLVGRRYHPIFDYYDDAEHRGEGAAPGPKGWTIISGDYVTTEDGTGLVHIAPAFGEDDMFVCMEAGIKPVLPVDEGALFTSEVSDYEGLQVFDANKPIIADLRDGTGSMARRDPAIRAVLVQQKSYVHSYPHCWRCRKPLIYKAVSSWFVKVTAIRDRMVELNQQITWTPEHTKDGIFGNWLAGARDWSISRNRFWGAPIPVWRSDDPNYPREDVYGSYAELERDFGVKVDNLHRPYIDDLVRPNPDDPTGKSMMRRIPDVLDCWFESGSMPYAQVHYPFENRDWFESHYPGDFIVEYIGQTRGWFYTLHVLATALFDRPAFTSVISHGIVLGDDGRKMSKSLRNYPDVNEVFDEYGSDAMRWFLMSSPVVRGGNLMVTETGIRDTVRQVLLPIWNAYYFFALYAGAAKAGEGLEAKLLDLADPSVVDALGKMDRYLLAHTKSLADEVRAALDAYDIGKACELVRDYIDILTNWYVRTQRQRFWDEDRAAFDTLYTALVRFMELSAPLLPLLSEEIWKGLTGGESVHLVDFPSLPDAVADDALVAAMDEVREVVSTAHSLRKVNQLRVRQPLAQMTVVSEQAAALAPFADLIASEVNVKSVDFLAPAESGLKVSTELGLNPRAFGPQIRKLTSQLFKAQKAGEWTVSEDGSCTFASVMVDGAPVVLTPEQYAVTTTVEAAEGQVAEVLASGTVVVLDTELTPELEAEGYARDVVRAVQDERKNAGLHVADRIALTLGVPAEHVGAVEAHREMIAHETLALELGIVEAEALSVSVAKM, encoded by the coding sequence ATGACGAAGCACGGTTCCTATCCGCGCCACCGCGACACCGAGGTGGAGGCGAGCCCGTCCTTCCCGCAGTTGGAGGGCGAGACCCTGGCCTTCTGGGCCGCCAATAAGACCTTCCAGAAGTCCATCGACATCCGGCCCGCCGGCGAATCCGGCGAGAACGAGTTCGTCTTCTACGACGGCCCGCCCTTCGCGAACGGTCTTCCGCACTACGGCCACCTCCTCACCGGCTACGTCAAGGACGTCGTCGGCCGCTACCAGACGATGCTCGGCCGCCGCGTCGAACGCCGCTTCGGCTGGGACACCCACGGCCTGCCCGCCGAACTCGAAGCCCAGCGCATCCTCGGCATCGACGACGTCACCGAGATCACCCGCGAGGGCGGCATCGGCATCGGGGCCTTCAACGACGCCTGCCGCACCTCCGTCCTGCGCTACACGAAGGAGTGGGAGGACTACGTCACCCGCCAGGCGCGCTGGGTCGACTTCTCCAAGGACTACAAGACCCTCGACCCGGACTACATGGAATCCGTGATCTGGGCCTTCAAGACCCTCTACGACAAGGGGCTCGCCTACGAGGGCCACCGCGTCCTGCCCTACTGCTGGCACGACCGCACGCCCTTGAGCAACCACGAGCTCAAGATGGACGACGACGTCTACCAGGACCGTCAGGACAACACGGTGACCGTCGGCATGCGCCTCGAAGAGCCCCTCCTGCCCGGTGCGGACACGCCCGAACTCGTCCTCATCTGGACGACGACGCCCTGGACCCTCCCCTCGAACCTCGCGGTCGCCGCGGGCCCGAAGATCGACTACGTCGTGGTCCGCGTCGCCTCCGACCTCGCTTCGCCGCTCGCGGGCGAGACCGTGGTCCTGGGTAAGGAGCGCCTCGCCGCCTACGCGAAGGAACTCGGCGAGGAGCCCGAAATCCTCGCGACCCTCACGGGCTCCGATCTGGTGGGACGGCGCTACCACCCGATCTTCGACTACTACGACGACGCCGAGCACCGCGGCGAGGGCGCGGCACCGGGCCCGAAGGGCTGGACGATCATCTCCGGCGACTACGTCACCACCGAGGACGGCACCGGTCTGGTCCACATCGCCCCCGCCTTCGGCGAGGACGACATGTTCGTCTGCATGGAGGCCGGGATCAAGCCCGTCCTGCCCGTCGACGAGGGCGCGCTCTTCACCTCCGAGGTGTCCGACTACGAGGGCCTCCAGGTCTTCGACGCGAACAAGCCGATCATCGCCGACCTGCGCGACGGGACCGGTTCGATGGCCCGCCGCGATCCGGCCATCCGCGCCGTCCTCGTCCAGCAGAAGTCCTACGTGCACTCCTACCCGCACTGCTGGCGCTGCCGCAAGCCCCTCATCTACAAGGCCGTCTCCTCGTGGTTCGTCAAGGTCACCGCGATCCGCGACCGCATGGTCGAGCTCAACCAGCAGATCACCTGGACGCCCGAGCACACCAAGGACGGCATCTTCGGGAACTGGCTCGCCGGCGCCCGCGACTGGTCGATCTCGCGCAACCGCTTCTGGGGCGCGCCGATCCCCGTGTGGCGCTCGGACGACCCGAACTACCCGCGCGAGGACGTCTACGGCTCCTACGCCGAGCTCGAGCGCGACTTCGGCGTGAAGGTCGACAACCTCCACCGGCCCTACATTGACGACCTCGTCCGCCCCAACCCCGACGATCCGACCGGCAAGTCGATGATGCGCCGCATCCCCGACGTCCTCGACTGCTGGTTCGAATCCGGCTCTATGCCCTACGCGCAGGTCCACTACCCCTTCGAGAACCGCGACTGGTTCGAATCGCACTACCCGGGCGATTTCATCGTCGAGTACATCGGTCAGACGCGCGGCTGGTTCTACACACTCCACGTCCTGGCGACAGCCCTCTTCGACCGCCCGGCCTTCACCTCGGTGATCTCGCACGGCATCGTCCTGGGCGACGACGGCCGCAAGATGAGCAAGTCTCTGCGCAACTACCCGGACGTCAACGAGGTCTTCGACGAGTACGGCTCGGACGCGATGCGCTGGTTCCTCATGAGCTCGCCCGTCGTGCGCGGCGGCAACCTCATGGTCACCGAGACGGGGATCCGCGACACGGTGCGCCAGGTGCTCCTGCCGATCTGGAACGCCTACTACTTCTTCGCGCTCTACGCGGGCGCGGCGAAGGCGGGGGAGGGCCTGGAGGCGAAGCTGCTCGACCTGGCCGACCCCTCGGTCGTCGATGCGCTGGGGAAGATGGACCGCTACCTCCTCGCGCACACGAAGTCCCTGGCCGACGAGGTGCGCGCCGCCCTCGACGCCTACGACATCGGCAAGGCCTGCGAACTCGTCCGCGACTACATCGACATCCTGACGAACTGGTACGTGCGCACCCAGCGCCAGCGCTTCTGGGATGAGGACCGGGCGGCCTTCGACACGCTCTACACGGCGCTCGTGCGCTTCATGGAGCTGTCGGCGCCGCTGCTCCCGCTGCTGTCGGAGGAGATCTGGAAGGGCCTGACGGGCGGCGAGTCCGTCCACCTCGTCGACTTCCCGTCCCTGCCGGACGCGGTGGCCGACGATGCGCTGGTCGCCGCGATGGACGAGGTCCGCGAGGTCGTGTCGACCGCGCACTCGCTGCGCAAGGTGAATCAGCTGCGCGTCCGCCAGCCGCTCGCCCAGATGACGGTCGTCTCCGAGCAGGCCGCGGCCCTCGCGCCCTTCGCCGATCTCATCGCCTCCGAGGTCAATGTGAAGTCGGTCGACTTCCTCGCGCCCGCCGAGTCGGGGCTCAAGGTGTCGACCGAGCTCGGCCTCAACCCGCGCGCCTTCGGCCCGCAGATCCGCAAGCTCACTTCGCAGCTCTTCAAGGCGCAGAAGGCGGGGGAGTGGACCGTGTCCGAGGACGGGTCCTGCACCTTCGCGAGTGTGATGGTCGATGGCGCGCCCGTCGTCCTCACGCCCGAGCAGTACGCGGTGACGACGACGGTCGAGGCCGCCGAGGGACAGGTCGCCGAGGTCCTCGCCTCCGGCACCGTCGTCGTCCTCGACACGGAGCTGACCCCCGAGCTCGAGGCCGAGGGCTACGCCCGTGATGTCGTGCGCGCGGTCCAGGACGAGCGCAAGAATGCGGGCCTGCACGTCGCCGACCGGATCGCCCTGACCCTGGGCGTGCCCGCCGAGCACGTCGGCGCCGTTGAGGCGCACCGCGAGATGATCGCGCACGAGACGCTGGCCCTCGAACTCGGGATCGTCGAGGCCGAGGCGCTCTCGGTGTCCGTGGCGAAGATGTGA
- the dhaK gene encoding dihydroxyacetone kinase subunit DhaK: protein MKKLVNDVHDVVKETLEGFALAHADLVEVHLDPDYVTRATPKADGKVGLVSGGGSGHEPLHAGFVGLGMLDAAVPGAVFTSPTPDPILEATKAADHGAGVLHIVKNYTGDVLNFETAAEMAEMEDIEVRSVIVNDDVAVEDSLYTAGRRGVAGTIFVEKLAGAAAERGDDLDAVTAVAERVNSEMRSMGLALGPCTVPHAGTPSFELGDDEIELGIGIHGEPGYRRGKMEPADALVAELYVKVRDDLGLKAGERVITLVNGMGGTPSSELYICHRRLAQLLEADGVEIARTMVGNYVTSLEMPGVSLTLLRVDDELLELFDAPVATPAWK, encoded by the coding sequence ATGAAGAAGCTGGTCAACGACGTTCACGACGTCGTCAAGGAAACCCTCGAAGGCTTCGCCCTCGCCCACGCGGATCTCGTCGAGGTCCACCTCGATCCCGACTACGTCACCCGCGCCACCCCGAAGGCCGACGGGAAGGTCGGGCTCGTCTCCGGCGGAGGCTCCGGCCATGAACCCCTCCACGCGGGCTTCGTCGGCCTCGGCATGCTCGACGCCGCCGTCCCCGGCGCCGTCTTCACCTCGCCGACCCCGGACCCGATCCTCGAAGCGACGAAGGCCGCCGATCACGGCGCGGGCGTCCTCCACATCGTGAAGAACTACACGGGCGACGTCCTCAACTTCGAGACCGCCGCCGAAATGGCCGAGATGGAGGACATCGAGGTCCGTTCCGTCATCGTCAACGACGACGTCGCCGTCGAGGACTCGCTCTACACCGCGGGCCGCCGCGGCGTCGCGGGCACGATCTTCGTCGAGAAGCTCGCGGGCGCCGCCGCCGAGCGCGGAGACGACCTCGATGCGGTGACCGCCGTCGCCGAGAGGGTCAACTCCGAGATGCGCTCGATGGGCCTGGCCCTCGGCCCCTGCACCGTCCCCCACGCCGGCACGCCCTCCTTCGAACTCGGCGACGACGAGATCGAACTCGGCATCGGCATCCACGGCGAGCCCGGATACCGGCGCGGCAAGATGGAGCCCGCTGACGCCCTCGTCGCCGAGCTCTACGTCAAGGTCCGCGACGACCTCGGCCTCAAGGCCGGAGAGCGCGTCATCACGCTCGTCAACGGCATGGGCGGCACGCCCTCCTCCGAGCTGTACATCTGCCACCGCCGCCTCGCGCAGCTGCTCGAAGCGGACGGCGTCGAGATCGCGCGTACGATGGTCGGGAATTACGTGACGAGCCTCGAGATGCCGGGCGTTTCCCTCACGCTGCTGCGCGTCGACGATGAGCTCCTCGAACTGTTCGATGCGCCGGTCGCAACGCCGGCGTGGAAGTGA
- a CDS encoding CPBP family intramembrane glutamic endopeptidase, translated as MAVPAPRNQHRPDSSDLMIERIGRRPILQVILGLVVFIVAEGLGALLAQVIGGDTGTGVGGVIGALLALGGYLLLMRFIAERSPLEFARRGALCELGAGVLIGTALMCAVVGAAALAGAYRVVGFNAQAALFSFAGLSIMAGVAEEILFRGLLLRILEHRIGTWWALGLTSVLFGGVHLINPEATLMGAVAIALEAGLLLGACFILTRRLWLVIGVHAAWNFVQGGIFSSDVSGTGSGDTGLLSASIEGPAALTGGDMGFEGSLSAVVVCLACAIILLLLARRRGLILPGMKSRSS; from the coding sequence ATGGCTGTTCCAGCACCTCGCAATCAGCATCGCCCGGATTCCTCAGACCTCATGATCGAGCGGATCGGACGTCGTCCCATCCTTCAGGTGATCCTCGGCCTCGTCGTCTTCATCGTCGCGGAGGGCCTCGGCGCCCTCCTCGCTCAGGTGATCGGCGGCGATACCGGAACGGGAGTCGGAGGGGTGATCGGCGCCCTCCTCGCCCTCGGCGGCTATCTGCTCCTCATGCGCTTCATCGCCGAGCGAAGTCCGTTGGAATTCGCCCGCCGAGGGGCCCTTTGCGAACTCGGCGCAGGAGTCCTCATCGGAACGGCCCTCATGTGCGCGGTCGTCGGCGCCGCCGCGCTCGCGGGCGCATACCGGGTGGTCGGCTTCAACGCCCAGGCCGCCCTTTTCAGTTTCGCCGGGCTGTCGATCATGGCCGGCGTCGCCGAGGAGATCCTCTTCCGCGGCTTGCTGCTCCGCATCCTCGAGCATCGGATCGGAACATGGTGGGCCCTCGGCCTGACTTCAGTGCTGTTCGGAGGCGTCCACCTCATCAACCCCGAGGCGACGCTCATGGGCGCCGTCGCGATCGCACTCGAAGCGGGCCTGCTCCTCGGAGCGTGTTTCATCCTGACGAGGCGTCTGTGGCTCGTCATCGGCGTCCATGCGGCTTGGAACTTCGTTCAGGGCGGGATCTTCTCCTCCGACGTCTCCGGGACGGGCTCGGGCGACACCGGCCTCCTCTCCGCCTCCATCGAAGGGCCGGCCGCGCTCACGGGCGGGGACATGGGCTTCGAAGGATCCCTCAGTGCGGTCGTCGTCTGCCTGGCGTGCGCGATCATCCTCCTCCTGCTCGCCAGACGGCGCGGGCTCATCCTCCCCGGAATGAAGAGCCGGAGCTCCTGA
- the dhaL gene encoding dihydroxyacetone kinase subunit DhaL — MALDAAWATRWMRLTREAVAANREYLIDLDRQIGDGDHGENLDRGFAKVIETLDDKPAGSVQDVLKVVAKTLMSTVGGAAGPLYGTAFLRAAKAATEESLSAQGVAAVVAAALEGIQARGKADRGEKTMVDAWAPAMDAAKASVEAGDEALDVLRAAAAAAAEGAAATEALKATKGRASYLGERSIGHLDPGAISSSIILAKAVEAAEES, encoded by the coding sequence ATGGCACTGGACGCCGCTTGGGCGACCCGATGGATGAGGCTCACGCGCGAGGCCGTCGCCGCGAACCGTGAATACCTCATCGACCTCGACCGTCAGATCGGGGACGGCGATCACGGGGAGAACCTCGACCGAGGATTCGCCAAGGTCATCGAGACCCTCGACGACAAGCCCGCCGGGAGCGTGCAGGACGTCCTCAAGGTCGTCGCCAAAACTTTGATGTCGACGGTCGGCGGCGCCGCCGGCCCGCTCTACGGGACCGCTTTCCTGCGGGCCGCGAAGGCCGCGACGGAGGAGTCCCTGAGCGCTCAGGGCGTGGCGGCCGTCGTGGCTGCCGCGCTCGAGGGCATCCAGGCCCGGGGCAAGGCCGATCGCGGTGAGAAGACCATGGTCGATGCGTGGGCCCCGGCGATGGACGCGGCGAAGGCGTCCGTCGAGGCGGGCGATGAGGCCCTCGATGTCCTCAGGGCCGCGGCCGCGGCGGCGGCCGAGGGCGCGGCGGCGACCGAGGCGCTCAAGGCGACGAAGGGGCGCGCCTCCTACCTGGGGGAGCGCTCCATCGGCCACCTCGATCCGGGCGCGATCTCCTCGTCGATCATCCTCGCCAAGGCCGTCGAAGCGGCCGAGGAGTCCTGA
- a CDS encoding bifunctional folylpolyglutamate synthase/dihydrofolate synthase — MEVAVANQHPAFFGDDAPEQANEAGGIPADLLPYLEAADEPDDLALTDVTGADDAAAAEAERTRALRALVEASMLAGPDPSILAEIEDEEAVDGEFAEDAAAQRAEREEREAHAAALDEAAHSVALNARVDEIYRTILARAPEHSVQPSTERVAAVLDILGDPQNSYPSIHITGTNGKTSTARIIDALLTAFGMKTGRFTSPHLIDVRERISIAGEPITREGFIAAFEDVAPYIEMVDRRSLDEGGPRLSFFECFTVMAFAAFADHPVDAAVVEVGMGGLWDATNTMDAGVSVITPIDLDHTKWLGSSIREIAKEKAGIIKPGQIVVVAEQPEDALGIILERAREVDAVVRLEGRDFEVLDRHMGVGGQMVTIRTPSAVYEDVFVPLFGEHQAHNAAAALVAVEAFMGGRELDGRIVENGTLSATSPGRLQVVRTSPTILVDAAHNPAGARALAEALEDSFPFQQVVGVYSAMADKDIESVLAEMEPHLESIVLTAIDSERGADIQGLRPIAEDIFGPERVDVREELAEAVDRAAELAEASTDTADRAGVVVFGSVVLAGDMLRLAGIRP, encoded by the coding sequence ATGGAGGTCGCAGTGGCGAACCAGCACCCCGCATTCTTCGGCGACGACGCACCTGAACAGGCGAATGAAGCGGGCGGCATCCCCGCGGACCTGCTCCCGTACCTCGAGGCCGCCGACGAACCCGACGACCTCGCCCTCACCGATGTGACGGGTGCCGACGACGCGGCCGCGGCCGAGGCCGAACGGACCCGGGCGCTGCGCGCCCTCGTCGAGGCCTCCATGCTCGCCGGACCCGATCCCTCGATCCTCGCCGAAATCGAGGACGAGGAGGCAGTCGACGGGGAATTCGCCGAGGACGCGGCCGCGCAGCGAGCCGAGCGCGAAGAACGTGAAGCGCACGCGGCGGCCCTCGACGAAGCGGCGCACTCGGTCGCCCTCAACGCCCGGGTCGACGAGATCTACCGGACGATCCTCGCCCGCGCGCCCGAGCATTCGGTCCAGCCCTCCACCGAAAGGGTCGCGGCCGTCCTCGACATCCTCGGCGACCCCCAGAACTCCTACCCGAGCATCCACATCACCGGAACCAACGGGAAGACCTCCACGGCCCGCATCATCGACGCCCTCCTCACCGCCTTCGGGATGAAGACGGGCCGCTTCACATCACCGCATCTCATCGATGTGCGCGAACGCATCTCGATCGCCGGCGAGCCGATCACGCGCGAGGGCTTCATCGCCGCCTTCGAAGACGTCGCCCCCTACATCGAGATGGTCGACCGGCGCTCCCTCGACGAGGGCGGTCCGCGCCTCTCCTTCTTCGAATGCTTCACCGTCATGGCCTTCGCCGCATTCGCCGACCATCCCGTCGACGCGGCCGTCGTCGAAGTCGGCATGGGAGGGCTCTGGGACGCGACCAACACCATGGATGCCGGAGTCAGCGTCATCACGCCGATCGACCTGGATCATACGAAGTGGCTCGGATCCTCGATCCGCGAGATCGCGAAGGAGAAGGCGGGCATCATCAAGCCCGGGCAGATCGTCGTCGTCGCCGAACAGCCCGAAGACGCCCTCGGGATCATCCTCGAGCGCGCCCGTGAAGTCGATGCGGTCGTGCGCCTGGAGGGCCGCGACTTCGAAGTCCTCGACCGGCACATGGGCGTCGGCGGCCAGATGGTCACCATCCGGACCCCTTCGGCGGTCTACGAGGACGTCTTCGTGCCGCTCTTCGGCGAGCATCAGGCGCACAACGCCGCGGCCGCCCTCGTCGCCGTGGAAGCCTTCATGGGCGGAAGGGAGCTCGACGGGCGGATCGTCGAGAACGGAACGCTCTCGGCGACTTCGCCGGGCAGGCTCCAGGTCGTGCGCACCTCGCCGACGATCCTCGTCGACGCCGCCCACAACCCGGCGGGCGCCCGCGCCCTCGCCGAGGCGCTCGAGGACTCCTTCCCCTTCCAACAGGTCGTCGGGGTGTACTCGGCCATGGCGGACAAGGACATCGAATCGGTGCTCGCAGAGATGGAGCCGCACCTCGAATCGATCGTGCTCACAGCGATCGACTCCGAGCGCGGCGCGGACATCCAAGGGCTGCGGCCCATCGCGGAGGACATCTTCGGGCCCGAAAGAGTGGACGTGCGCGAAGAACTCGCCGAAGCGGTTGATCGTGCAGCCGAACTCGCCGAAGCGAGCACGGACACCGCTGATCGGGCCGGAGTCGTCGTCTTCGGATCGGTCGTTCTTGCAGGGGACATGCTCCGGCTCGCGGGAATCCGTCCATGA
- a CDS encoding Ig-like domain-containing protein codes for MTAACALATAFALTLIAFPFLSVDRALAASTCVAQTSGFSFRDGDLSGGVFRSGADGLATVGFQWQVDLNATPGDSFTVRLPDELVSALSTPIDLKNDRGELVATGTWAGKTATFKLSDYAANHGHISGSAYFSVKWDRAVVSPSGGNYDLSFTGCRGSGTLRGEYLAEGAGGAEQADGKTGILDEPNGVRWSIFVETASSDIYAPLSITDEGGIGFVLSCANMRVYNRTPQPGVLNDQEIARERWTCAEDGRGGFTVTFHPLSDGRYVAGGESLMLSFDGTTTPAVKELSSIVNRATITGGPKGESREVEGIIRIPTAGGEGSGHQATFSILKKTEGDAPAASTEYAFEYTCRGGDFVDLDAVTAGSRTRAVTTHSAAVCDIREKDLAEGASVAFTVEGAVSEPIDRGVRIRMNKGVDSVVSIVATNTFPVKPEEPTPSEPEDPTPPKPEEPTPSAPEPQRVLAKTGMSASIIPAIVLASLAGGVFTFTSRRRRD; via the coding sequence GTGACCGCCGCTTGCGCGCTCGCCACGGCGTTCGCCCTGACCCTCATCGCTTTTCCGTTCCTCTCCGTCGATCGCGCGCTGGCGGCGTCGACCTGCGTCGCGCAGACTTCGGGGTTCTCCTTCCGTGACGGCGACCTGTCGGGCGGGGTGTTCCGCTCCGGTGCTGACGGCCTGGCCACGGTGGGCTTCCAGTGGCAGGTCGATCTCAATGCGACTCCCGGCGATTCCTTCACGGTGAGGCTCCCCGACGAACTCGTCTCGGCCCTGTCCACTCCGATCGATCTCAAGAACGACCGGGGGGAGCTCGTCGCGACGGGCACGTGGGCCGGGAAGACCGCGACTTTCAAGCTGTCGGATTACGCGGCGAATCACGGGCACATTTCAGGCAGCGCCTACTTCTCGGTGAAGTGGGATCGCGCTGTCGTGAGCCCTTCGGGCGGGAATTACGACTTGTCCTTCACCGGATGCAGGGGCAGCGGGACCCTCAGGGGCGAGTACCTCGCCGAGGGAGCCGGGGGCGCGGAGCAGGCGGACGGGAAGACCGGCATCCTCGATGAGCCGAACGGCGTCCGCTGGTCGATCTTCGTCGAAACCGCGAGCTCCGACATCTACGCTCCGCTTTCCATCACGGACGAGGGCGGGATCGGCTTCGTCCTGTCCTGCGCGAACATGCGGGTCTACAACCGGACCCCGCAGCCCGGTGTGCTCAACGATCAAGAGATCGCGCGCGAGCGTTGGACATGCGCCGAGGATGGTCGCGGCGGCTTCACCGTGACCTTCCATCCGCTGTCCGACGGCCGGTATGTGGCCGGCGGCGAGTCGCTCATGCTCTCCTTCGACGGTACGACGACTCCGGCTGTCAAGGAACTGTCCTCGATCGTCAATCGCGCGACGATCACGGGCGGCCCGAAGGGCGAGTCGCGCGAGGTCGAGGGGATCATTCGGATTCCCACTGCGGGCGGCGAGGGATCGGGGCACCAGGCGACCTTCTCGATCCTCAAGAAGACCGAGGGGGATGCTCCGGCCGCCTCAACGGAGTACGCCTTCGAGTACACGTGCCGCGGCGGGGACTTCGTGGATCTCGATGCGGTCACCGCGGGTTCGAGAACGCGGGCGGTGACGACCCACTCGGCGGCCGTGTGCGATATTCGCGAGAAGGATCTCGCCGAGGGCGCGTCGGTCGCGTTCACGGTCGAGGGCGCCGTATCCGAGCCGATCGACCGGGGTGTTCGGATCCGGATGAACAAGGGCGTCGACTCGGTGGTCTCGATCGTCGCGACGAATACCTTCCCCGTGAAGCCGGAGGAGCCCACGCCCTCGGAACCCGAAGACCCCACACCCCCGAAGCCTGAAGAGCCGACCCCCTCGGCGCCTGAACCTCAGCGGGTGCTGGCGAAAACCGGGATGAGCGCCTCGATCATTCCGGCGATCGTCCTCGCGTCCCTCGCAGGCGGCGTCTTCACCTTCACCTCGCGCAGGAGGCGCGACTGA
- a CDS encoding helix-turn-helix domain-containing protein, with amino-acid sequence MTVHATSSPEEAPAPEALRSLSRLLHEQSEAVARMAAAAEEAERLAALRESSRTHIDVTRDPAEMRAAHSAAVVAARRRIRVFERSPHLSQTKEIAAEQPASLSLGVSHTVIYDPSVLKNETLLYALRGAIALGEEARVTTRLPFRMLISDDRVALIMTQNEERGLQMSIMRDPALVDISTQLFDHVWEQSIPMPNTGSSPIADEPTQETTELLTLLAAGLTDEAVARQLGVSTRTVARRIQRLCETFGATGRFQLGLQAARSQWLDAPHSPRSR; translated from the coding sequence ATGACGGTACACGCGACGAGCAGCCCTGAGGAAGCACCCGCCCCGGAGGCACTGCGCTCCTTGAGCAGGCTCCTGCACGAGCAATCGGAAGCGGTGGCGAGGATGGCCGCAGCGGCCGAAGAGGCCGAGCGGCTCGCGGCCCTGCGGGAGAGCAGCCGCACGCACATCGACGTCACCCGCGACCCGGCCGAGATGCGCGCCGCGCACTCCGCCGCCGTCGTCGCGGCACGACGGCGGATCCGGGTCTTCGAGCGCAGCCCGCACCTGTCCCAGACGAAGGAGATCGCCGCCGAGCAGCCCGCTTCCCTGTCATTGGGCGTCTCGCACACCGTGATCTACGACCCCTCGGTCTTGAAGAACGAGACCCTCCTGTACGCGCTCCGCGGGGCGATCGCCCTGGGCGAGGAGGCTCGCGTGACGACGCGCCTGCCCTTCCGGATGCTCATCAGCGATGATCGGGTCGCCCTCATCATGACGCAGAACGAGGAGCGCGGTCTGCAGATGAGCATCATGCGCGATCCCGCCCTCGTCGACATCTCGACGCAGCTCTTCGACCACGTGTGGGAGCAATCGATCCCCATGCCCAACACCGGTTCGTCCCCGATCGCCGATGAACCGACGCAGGAGACGACCGAGCTGCTCACCCTCCTGGCCGCGGGGTTGACCGATGAGGCCGTCGCCCGTCAGCTCGGGGTCTCGACGCGAACGGTTGCCCGCAGGATCCAGCGGCTGTGCGAGACCTTCGGCGCGACGGGACGCTTCCAACTGGGCCTGCAGGCGGCGCGTTCCCAGTGGCTCGACGCTCCGCACTCTCCGCGATCGCGCTGA